One Vairimorpha necatrix chromosome 7, complete sequence DNA segment encodes these proteins:
- a CDS encoding tubulin-specific chaperone C has product MITDKIEVEIENNNLDLAKSLIQDIEKSLLTEKSDYTRGKLQEKLNKYRHLYSQKISIKDTKYHDAQINIPKLQDEVILKDFAVYENLNNENIKFTGIQNCTKIKNVQTCTFDYLEVKESLILEDSEDCFIKCRVKQLRIKNCKNIKFEIFVEGGISLEKSTGIFISKMESPETSNNYKNVNDFTSPFTTENYTFL; this is encoded by the coding sequence ATGATAACCGACAAAATAGAAGtagaaatagaaaataacaATCTCGATCTTGCAAAATCTCTAATACAAGATATCGAGAAATCTCTTCTTACTGAAAAATCTGATTATACCAGAGGTAAATTACAGGAGAAATTGAATAAATACAGACATTTGTACTCTCAAAAGATATCGATAAAGGACACAAAATATCATGACGCACAAATTAACATTCCAAAACTACAAGATGAGGTTATTCTTAAAGATTTTGCTGTATATGAAAATcttaataatgaaaatatcaaatttacgGGTATACAAAATTGcactaaaattaaaaatgtacAAACTTGTACATTTGATTATTTAGAAGTCAAAGAAAGTTTAATCTTAGAAGATTCTGAagattgttttataaaatgtcGAGTGAAACAACTtcgtataaaaaattgtaaaaatatcaaatttgaGATTTTTGTAGAAGGCGGGATCAGTTTGGAAAAATCTACTGGGATTTTTATAAGCAAAATGGAAAGTCCAGAGACATCaaataattacaaaaatgtAAATGACTTTACAAGTCCATTTACTACAGAAAACTACacatttttatga
- a CDS encoding methyltransferase-like protein 5 (METL5): MKFKDLKIELSKIKNFQNVKYKLEQYLTPPDLAAHVIYTIHTVYDDIQNKKILDLCCGTGMLSAACEFFNPGFLVGVDIDSEALEIYKENLNYSYDLIKADFNELNFPDQFFDVVIMNPPFGTKIKHQDVKALDKALSIGKVVYSMHKTSTREFLLKKYKGAKVIAEMKYDLPRTYDFHKKKTKTIEVDFIRFTKK; this comes from the coding sequence ATGAAATTTAAAGACTTAAAAATCGAactatcaaaaataaaaaattttcaaaatgtaaaatataaactagAACAATACTTAACTCCACCTGATTTAGCCGCTCATGTAATTTACACAATACACACAGTATACGACgatatacaaaataaaaaaattttagactTATGTTGTGGCACAGGAATGTTGTCTGCAGCTTgcgaattttttaatcccGGCTTTTTAGTAGGCGTGGATATTGACAGCGAAGCTCTAGAAATTTACAAAGAAAATCTTAACTATTCTTACGACTTGATAAAAGCAGATTTTAATGAACTCAATTTTCCAGatcaattttttgatgTAGTGATTATGAATCCACCATTTGGCACCAAAATTAAACATCAAGATGTAAAAGCTTTAGATAAAGCATTGAGTATTGGTAAAGTGGTGTATTCGATGCATAAAACGAGTACTagagaatttttattaaaaaaatataaaggaGCGAAAGTCATAGCAGAAATGAAATATGACCTACCTAGGACTTATGATTTTCATAAGAAGAAAACTAAGACGATAGAAGTGGATTTTATAAGATTtacgaaaaaataa
- a CDS encoding proteasome subunit PSB5 (PSB5), with translation MEKLFTGNIMEIQNTKVDSAFMKNKIVPYKGTTTLAFIFQGGMVIAVDSRASAGSYIASQNVHKVIRVNKHLIGTMAGGASDCYFWEKKMGLYAKLYELKNNKRISVSAASMYLSNCVYSYKGQGLSLGSMVCGYDGDKPVIYYVDDAGQRLSGNLFSVGSGSTIAYGVLNESYRFDLTKEEALNLGKKAIWHATHRDAYSGGNVNLYFMDKNGWEHLGTFDVDKFEQ, from the coding sequence ATGGAGAAATTGTTTACTGGCAATATTATGGAAATCCAAAATACCAAAGTAGATTCTgcttttatgaaaaataaaattgtacCCTATAAAGGGACTACCACTCTGGCATTCATCTTTCAAGGTGGTATGGTAATAGCAGTAGATTCTAGAGCTTCCGCCGGGTCTTACATTGCTTCACAAAATGTACACAAAGTTATTAGAGTGAATAAACACTTGATTGGTACAATGGCAGGAGGTGCTTCAGATTGTTATTTCTGGGAGAAGAAAATGGGCTTGTACGCAAAACTGTATGAGttaaagaataataaaaggATTTCTGTATCTGCGGCCAGTATGTACTTAAGTAATTGTGTGTATAGCTATAAAGGCCAAGGTCTATCTTTAGGATCAATGGTCTGTGGATATGACGGAGACAAACCAGTGATTTACTACGTGGATGATGCTGGGCAAAGACTCTCTGGGAACTTATTCTCTGTTGGTAGTGGGTCAACCATTGCGTACGGTGTTTTAAATGAATCTTACAGATTCGACTTAACAAAAGAAGAAGCCCTGAACTTAGGAAAGAAAGCCATTTGGCATGCGACGCACAGAGACGCGTACTCAGGAGGAAATGTCAACTTATACTTTATGGATAAAAATGGATGGGAACATTTGGGGACATTTGATGTAGACAAATTTGaacaataa
- a CDS encoding non-structural maintenance of chromosomes element 4 (NSMCE4), protein MTKPIKDKNIQGDYIEILKRLKTSKKEHSEEDLSLVDILDDSNILFSQISNTSELKLDAKVTEIHSDLFLRRFTKNVKNRKINAKNFIEKVNEKKLDEFFKKVAMQSRKCHFAKFIDFDFYRVTKERKPVERIQKVVKDVTTLTGQNDIEEDVCIFLQDLEKKLKKCKQIPFYDCVLDPVSFDKTVENIFNCSIAIRSKRIMFHTEAGNIYLVMYYENEKENIKHDNHVVFDITYDKYLELIDRNNKINGKN, encoded by the coding sequence ATGACAAAGCcaattaaagataaaaatatccaAGGAGATTATATTGAGATTCtaaaaagattaaaaaCTTCAAAGAAAGAACATTCAGAGGAAGATCTGTCTCTAGTAGACATCCTTGACGACTCAAACATTTTATTCAGCCAAATCTCAAACACGAGtgaattaaaattagatGCCAAAGTCACTGAAATTCACAGCGACTTATTTTTAAGGCGATTTAccaaaaatgtaaaaaatcgaaaaattaatgcaaaaaattttatagaaaaagtaaatgaaaaaaaactcgacgaattttttaaaaaagtcGCTATGCAAAGTAGAAAATGTCACTTTGCcaaatttatagattttgatttttacaGAGTGACAAAAGAAAGGAAACCAGTAGAAAGAATACAGAAAGTAGTGAAAGATGTGACTACATTGACGGGTCAGAATGACATAGAAGAAGATGTgtgcatttttttacaggatcttgaaaaaaaattgaagaaaTGTAAGCAGATTCCTTTTTATGATTGTGTTTTAGACCCTGTGTCGTTTGACAAGACAGtggaaaatatttttaattgttcGATAGCAATAAGATCGAAGAGGATCATGTTTCATACCGAGGCaggaaatatttatttggtgatgtattatgaaaatgagaaggaaaatataaaacatgaCAATCATGTGGTTTTTGATATTACgtatgataaatatttagagCTTATTGACagaaacaataaaataaatgggaaaaattaa
- a CDS encoding diphthine--ammonia ligase: MKFVALVSGGKDSIYTIQTLKDQGHVPVGLLYMKNEDTYVDSYMYQTVGSEIVELFETCLNLPLFQYKTKCKTNNKDLDYKISKDDEVEDLYEALLDIKSKLNFEAVSSGAILSTYQKNRVLNVTKRLNLESLSPLWQRNQRDLLEEMIDRGVKGTIVKVASSFLDRSWLGKDISQIFKENVKLYDNYCGEGGEYETVVLDCKLFSHKINYKEVEIMCHPDETFANGTVFYMKIKELSLEKK; the protein is encoded by the coding sequence atgaaatttgTTGCTTTGGTAAGTGGAGGAAAGGACAGTATTTACACAATACAAACACTTAAAGACCAAGGACATGTCCCAGTTGGCTTATTATACATGAAAAATGAGGATACATATGTGGATTCCTACATGTACCAGACAGTGGGGTCAGAAATAGTTGAGTTATTCGAGACATGTCTGAACCTTCCACTTTTTCAGTATAAAACAAAGTGTAAgacaaataataaagatcTAGACTATAAAATAAGTAAAGACGATGAGGTTGAAGATTTATATGAGGCTTTATTGGATATTAAGagtaaattaaattttgaagcTGTTTCGTCCGGGGCAATTCTCTCAACATATCAAAAGAATAGAGTCTTAAATGTAACTAAAAGACTAAATTTGGAATCTTTATCTCCACTCTGGCAGAGAAATCAAAGAGATTTACTTGAAGAAATGATAGATAGAGGAGTAAAAGGGACAATAGTTAAAGTGGCTTCTTCTTTCTTAGATAGGTCGTGGCTTGGTAAAGATATAAGTCAAATCTTTAAGGAAAAtgttaaattatatgataATTATTGTGGAGAAGGTGGCGAGTACGAGACAGTTGTGCTTGATTGTAAGTTGTTTTCccataaaattaattacaaAGAAGTAGAAATTATGTGCCACCCCGATGAGACATTTGCTAATGGGActgtattttatatgaaaatcAAAGAATTATCACttgagaaaaaataa
- a CDS encoding CTD kinase subunit alpha (CTK1), giving the protein MEKYKRISQVGEGAFGKVFKSKDLEKNIDVAIKRIPVEIENGIPFTAYREIKILKKYTHTNLVKLHDAMHEEGFIFLVMDYLPYDLTGLLLSKYKFQPDQIRGLIYQLCLATSYLHSQNIIHRDIKASNILIDNNGVLKLTDFGLAREQGFYMTNRVCTLWYRAIELLLGEIKYTCKVDSWSIGIIFLEMKLGHVPFKGSNEAPQVKEIVKVLGIPEERYQWSDLFELNRYKKDIPHSELIKEIYSGVCDEQEIILLKELLCLNSKERISPKYALKLKFFQEIDQIYFPIELNEVHEFDIKKSDKDDN; this is encoded by the coding sequence atggaaaaatataaacgaATTTCGCAAGTGGGCGAGGGCGCATTTGGAAAAGTTTTCAAATCAAAAGAtttggaaaaaaatatagacgttgctataaaaagaataccTGTAGAAATTGAGAATGGCATTCCTTTTACAGCTTACAGggaaattaaaatattaaaaaaatatacacaCACTAATTTAGTGAAGCTTCATGATGCGATGCATGAAGAAGGGTTCATTTTTCTTGTTATGGATTATCTCCCTTACGATCTTACTGGTTTGCTCctttcaaaatataaatttcaacCAGATCAAATCCGTGGCTTAATTTATCAACTTTGCCTAGCGACTTCTTATTTGCACAgtcaaaatattattcacCGGGACATTAAAGcttctaatattttaattgaCAATAACGGGGTACTAAAATTAACTGATTTTGGACTAGCGAGAGAACAAGGATTTTATATGACTAATAGGGTATGCACTCTGTGGTATAGAGCTATTGAGTTATTATTGGGCGAAATCAAATACACTTGTAAAGTAGATTCCTGGTCTATTgggattatttttttagaaatgaaaCTTGGCCATGTTCCATTTAAAGGATCTAATGAAGCTCCACAGGTCAAAGAGATTGTAAAAGTTCTGGGAATACCAGAAGAAAGATATCAGTGGTCAGATCTATTTGAACTGAacagatataaaaaagacattCCACATTCTGAATTGATCAAAGAGATTTATTCTGGTGTGTGTGATGAacaagaaattattttattgaaagAACTTCTTTGTTTGAATTCTAAAGAGCGAATTTCCCCTAAATACGCTTTAAAGCTAAAATTCTTTCAAGAAATTGACCAAATTTATTTCCCAATAGAACTAAATGAAGTGCATGAGTTTGATATAAAGAAGTCTGATAAAGATGATAATTGA
- a CDS encoding ribosomal protein eL6: MVKTAKYQSEDVPKYIEKYMKKLNKQNERKRRTDLECGMIVVVCEGIYEAKRVFYLKGLDKNLVLCAVLKDGNNVSFFKIDESYLLATSTKININVNEIHISEDEVPLITKDKSIEIMDIENSEKMTKIEKSIMDEVRKVDYLKTYLNTPFEIDSSVEFYSQKY, translated from the exons ATGGTAa AAACTGCTAAGTACCAATCAGAAGATGTAccaaaatatattgaaaaatatatgaagaagcttaataaacaaaatgaGAGAAAAAGAAGAACAGATTTAGAATGTGGTATGATAGTGGTAGTCTGCGAAGGAATTTATGAGGCCAAGAGagttttttatcttaaagggcttgataaaaatttagtaCTTTGCGCTGTCCTCAAAGATGGCAATAATGTTTCATTCTTCAAGATTGATGAATCTTATTTATTGGCTACTTCtactaaaattaatattaacgTTAATGAAATACATATTAGCGAAGATGAAGTTCCATTGATTACTAAAGATAAATCTATTGAGATTATGGATATCGAAAATTCTGAAAAAATGACTAAAATTGAGAAATCTATAATGGATGAAGTTCGTAAGGTTGATTATCTTAAAACTTATTTAAATACTCCATTCGAAATTGATAGCTCAGTAGAAT
- a CDS encoding glucose-6-phosphate 1-dehydrogenase (G6PD) gives MYLIIFGASGDLAKRKLFPALAKCDLKNVQLIAFARTLYDKPFSEILKDFYSYEDESFCDTIKYIQGRCYTDLEILNPYLNEHTIIYLSLPPEIYLDTLKVLNTYQYKSIAVEKPFGADYKDFVNFKEYPTEKLYFIDHFLLKPLIVSWPILINSNHKLKNILNNEHIKSIKVIFKEEIGGEGRRYFDTHGFLKDVVQNHLSEILAVIATEQKTNSCNKHAENRVEFFKNMKIIEELSLFGQYNEYCHEMSLDSTTETFSLVTLEVNLDKWKYIPLIMIAGKGLNEKKTEVILEFKRNSFKDALDFINEYIKNKEVVYQDKEDVCQDNGDICHIDEIKNIRLVCNLTPKSEVYLEIEMENKLLKYKIFTNSEIQKHMVEKYGNYENHEIVFNSFINDNDFDVVRFHEADLLWKIYGCILKKDKPLFYYSKGSDIPNEVEQMLEKIENKYN, from the coding sequence ATGTATCTCATCATATTTGGAGCAAGCGGGGACCTTGCAAAAAGGAAATTATTCCCTGCACTAGCAAAATGTGATCTTAAAAATGTACAACTCATTGCATTCGCCAGGACTCTTTACGACAAACCCTTTTcggaaatattaaaagatttcTACTCATACGAGGACGAATCATTTTGCgatacaataaaatacattCAAGGTAGATGTTATACAGATTTAGAAATCTTAAACCCATATCTAAATGAACAtactataatttatttgtctCTACCTCCTGAAATATATCTTGATACCTTGAAAGTACTTAACACCTACCAATATAAAAGCATAGCAGTCGAAAAACCTTTTGGGGCGGATTACAAAGATTTCGTAAATTTCAAGGAATATCCAacagaaaaattatattttattgatcATTTCTTATTAAAGCCACTGATAGTATCTTGGCcgattttaattaattctaatcataaattaaaaaatatattaaataacgAACATATAAAAAGCATAAAAGTGATctttaaagaagaaataggCGGAGAAGGGAGAAGATATTTTGATACACatggttttttaaaagacgTAGTACAAAATCATCTATCAGAAATATTGGCAGTAATCGCAACCGAACAAAAAACCAATTCGTGTAACAAACACGCAGAAAATCGTGTCGAATTCTTtaagaatatgaaaatCATAGAGgaattatctttatttggTCAATATAATGAATACTGTCATGAAATGAGTTTAGATTCTACAACAGAAACATTTTCTTTGGTAACTTTAGAAGTCAATTTAGATAAATGGAAGTATATTCCATTAATAATGATAGCAGGCAAAGGATTGAACGAGAAAAAAACAGAAGTTATAttagaatttaaaagaaactCATTTAAAGATGCacttgattttataaatgaatatattaaaaataaagaggTAGTGTATCAAGATAAGGAAGATGTATGTCAAGATAATGGAGACATATGTCATATTGATGAAATCAAAAACATTAGACTTGTTTGTAATTTGACACCCAAAAGCGAAGTTTATCTTGAAATTGAAATGGAAAACAagcttttaaaatataaaatttttacaaattcgGAAATTCAAAAACACATGGTGGAAAAATATGGTAACTACGAAAATCACGAGATTGTCTTTAATTCATTCATAAATGATAATGATTTTGATGTGGTAAGATTTCATGAGGCAGATTTATTATGGAAAATATATGGAtgtatattaaaaaaagataaaccacttttttattattcaaaGGGATCAGATATACCAAATGAAGTAGAACAAATGCTAGAAAAAAtcgaaaataaatataattaa